One region of Actinomycetota bacterium genomic DNA includes:
- a CDS encoding Flp family type IVb pilin produces MGFLIKWLMTYIRREEGATAIEYALMVALIAVAIIITVTALGGQLNAVFTYIKDALDTATP; encoded by the coding sequence ATGGGCTTTTTAATCAAGTGGCTTATGACCTATATAAGAAGGGAGGAAGGGGCAACTGCCATAGAATATGCTCTTATGGTCGCACTTATTGCTGTAGCTATAATTATTACTGTTACTGCTCTCGGTGGACAGCTAAATGCTGTATTCACTTATATAAAAGACGCTCTTGACACTGCTACTCCTTAA
- a CDS encoding Flp family type IVb pilin, producing the protein MSSLIRWFMTSIKKERGATAIEYALMVALIAVAIIVTVGLLGGQINTVFQNIIDSLGGT; encoded by the coding sequence ATGAGCTCTTTAATTAGATGGTTTATGACCTCTATAAAAAAAGAGAGAGGAGCAACTGCAATAGAATATGCTCTTATGGTTGCACTTATTGCTGTAGCTATAATTGTTACTGTTGGGCTTCTTGGTGGACAGATAAATACGGTATTCCAAAATATAATAGATTCTCTTGGTGGAACTTAA
- a CDS encoding transposase: MTQVNITKLKEIYQEAVEKDSDFMKKLSNYILQKVMEMERDEQIGVKEYIRDEKQRKGSRNGYKKRTFNTRLGKMELLKPQIREFPFNTNVFEYYQRSEKALMLTIQQMVIDGVSTNKVKKIIGKLSSDLSFSKSTVSRLMKELDPMIKSWRNEKLSKNYAYIIPDACYFYVRENSSVVKRPLLISVAVDMTGYRKILGVDMKIDESEESLKRTYIKS, encoded by the coding sequence ATGACCCAAGTAAATATTACTAAATTAAAAGAAATTTATCAAGAAGCAGTAGAAAAAGATTCTGATTTTATGAAGAAACTTTCAAACTACATACTGCAGAAAGTAATGGAAATGGAAAGAGATGAACAGATTGGTGTTAAAGAGTACATAAGAGATGAAAAACAAAGAAAAGGAAGTAGAAATGGATACAAAAAGAGAACTTTTAATACTAGATTAGGTAAGATGGAGTTATTAAAGCCCCAGATAAGGGAATTTCCCTTTAATACAAATGTGTTTGAATATTATCAGAGAAGTGAGAAGGCATTGATGTTAACAATTCAACAGATGGTGATAGATGGAGTATCTACAAATAAGGTGAAAAAGATAATAGGCAAGCTATCATCTGATTTAAGTTTTTCTAAATCAACAGTTTCAAGACTAATGAAAGAGCTAGATCCTATGATAAAGTCCTGGCGTAATGAGAAATTAAGTAAAAATTATGCTTACATTATTCCAGATGCTTGTTACTTTTATGTAAGAGAAAACAGTTCTGTTGTAAAAAGACCTCTATTAATTAGTGTGGCAGTAGATATGACCGGTTATAGGAAGATATTAGGAGTAGATATGAAAATTGATGAGAGTGAAGAGTCCTTAAAGAGAACATATATTAAGTCTTAA
- a CDS encoding transposase: MLSLKERGLKTVNLTTSDNNKGLVKVLTEEFAGTAHQRCMVHFERNLLSYVPAKERKLLSKYIKAIYSCPNKEMALKIANLISDKYRNIYPKLSKLLDENVEETLTFYSYPENHHRKIRTTNIIEGTLNSMLKRRSRVVGIFPNRESCIRYACSLLMEIDEEWQTNRRYMRMLKEDENLDVDEYFMREINDIRNEIKKEKELVTL, encoded by the coding sequence ATATTAAGTCTTAAAGAAAGAGGACTAAAAACAGTAAATCTTACTACATCAGATAATAATAAGGGACTAGTTAAAGTACTTACTGAAGAGTTTGCAGGAACTGCCCATCAAAGATGTATGGTTCATTTTGAGAGAAATTTATTATCTTATGTACCTGCAAAGGAAAGAAAGCTGTTGAGTAAATACATAAAGGCAATATATAGTTGCCCTAATAAAGAGATGGCATTAAAGATAGCAAATTTAATATCAGATAAATACAGAAATATTTATCCTAAGCTATCAAAACTTTTAGATGAAAATGTAGAAGAAACATTAACATTTTACAGTTATCCAGAAAATCATCACAGAAAGATTAGAACTACTAATATAATAGAAGGAACTCTAAATTCTATGTTAAAGAGACGTTCTAGAGTTGTTGGCATATTTCCAAACAGAGAATCGTGTATTAGATATGCTTGCTCTCTACTTATGGAAATAGATGAGGAATGGCAAACTAATAGAAGATATATGAGAATGCTAAAAGAAGATGAAAATTTAGATGTTGATGAATATTTCATGAGAGAGATAAATGACATAAGAAATGAAATAAAAAAAGAGAAGGAGTTGGTGACTCTTTGA